A region of the Hylaeus volcanicus isolate JK05 chromosome 5, UHH_iyHylVolc1.0_haploid, whole genome shotgun sequence genome:
CCCGATTATAGTGCAGCCGCTTCTGCACTTGAAAAACGCAGCTATGAAAGAAGTgtagatgaatttttatggagAACGGCGAGTCGGCATAGCCGACATAGCGATCATCGATCCTCGCGGGATCATCACAGATACAGGGATCGtagataagaaattttttaatatcgttttcatccatttatactttcatttttcaattcatgCACATATTTTGCACATATGCAGGGCTTTCAAGGTATCGCAACACTTACGATCATGCAACAAATGTTTAATCACatagttattttgtattagtgatacaaattaaaatagtttaaagtttttaaatgtacacgtatacatttaaagaaatgtgtaatttttaacgtaattGAAACACTATGcgtgttttaataaaagtgtCATACTAAAAAGCATATAAAGTACTTTGTATGTGTAATAatcatgaatgaaaattggatacttaattcgattaattttttgttcacgTAATACATAGTACAAGAAagtaaataacgaatatatgagagataaaaaaaaaatcgaatttcacAATGATTCACAATCGATCGAATCctatattatttgcatttagCAACGAAGAAGAATAATTTGTACTGTCGATTcagtagaatttattttcttgttaagtTTTTCTATCTCGTACGatataagtattatttatatatttttgtaattcttaCATGTATAAATAGTTTTgcttatatacatatacataaacattCAATTGTGAATCAGTGTGACTATTTCTGTAATCGtgtttttgtattaatattcgaatttccataatcaaatttgaagagacatatatacaatttcaacATATGccattctaataaataaataaaaaaaaaaaaaaaatacttttgcaGCACTTCGATACAacacattataaaataaatcattaataattcttcCAGTTGCtgcaatacaaattttgtataaacatttgtaattgttcatttcaaaagagaatatttttgttacagtcGTCAATATAGGTCACTTATAAATtacaagtaattattaaatcacTATTGCTTAGTTACAGAAACAGCCTAACATCATGTATTTGTATCGAAATCGTTGATTTATGTAGTATGTTTTTGGCGCAGTTTCGTAATAAAGTgcagaataattatatttgtttcgtgttttttttccCAGCTACCTTTCTAGCCGATATATGCCCACTATTTCCTCATTTTTAtgggaaagaaaaaatggaaataagagataaatattatctttcaTTCCACCCGCGCAGACAATTCACGGGCGGATATTTTAATCGTAGGCCTCGACTGTCAGAATACACAATTCAGTTTTAATTATGTTATTCAAAACGCAATTTATCAAGTGCACtttgtgtattattttatatatcgcGATTTGTTCTGTTTTATTGGTCATAAAAAGAAGCTTCTATTTACAGCAGCAGTCAAATTcaattcgtttaataaaagataacCAGACAAAGCAAAAATGTTCAGTGGTATCTCGAGCAACTACGAGACCTAccaatttagaaataaaacttttaaaacacGACGAAGTGAACGGTCAATCTATAGATTTACATGTAAGCAACTAAACATTTAAATCGttcaaatgtatatttaacgttgataacattttttattaggaAAGTGCAACGTTACTtcgacaaatttcaaatacttgcgcgaaatataatttgaaaactcttttaataaaaagacattttttataCGACTCTACACATAAATCAATGTACTGCTGGATTCGAAAAGTAGCATCAACGAGTTTTACTAAGTTATTTTCAGACATGAAAAATCGTCGAGTTACACGAAATTATTATAGGTAATTATAACCTTTCGTTACTCGTATATAATTCATAGTTTAATTCGTAAATTATTCGTAGAGAAGTTGACGTTTTAGCACCAAAGACTATGGAGGAATTATATCGCATCGCGAATGATGCGAAAACATTTAAACTGTTAGTCGTTCGACATCCTTTTCAAAGGCTCGTATCGTCGTATAGGTATTTTTCcgttttaaatatacatttcaagTACACCACAGCtgttcgttaataaaaatatttcgtgcaTTTTAGAGATCGTTTAGAAGACAATTCGAAACATACCACACAAGCTTGGATttatactaaaaaaatatttcgccTTACAAGACCTCaactttttcattcgaatactACGACTGCTAATTTTCAGCGAAAAGTATTTACTGCCGGTAAAAGGTAcaataaatacaatgcaacgaaaatattttaattaaattcagaatgattttaatatgaatgtttttttttttaagattaaaaatagtacCGACATTTAAAGAGTTTACTTTATGGCTTTTGGAAAATTCCGAGGAAGATGTTCATTGGGATCGATACTATACACACTGTGGCGTATGTAACATGcaatataattatgttttaaaGCTGGACGATTATACGTATagggaaataaattatattttttcaaaatttggaCTGAATGAgactacaatatatttaccAAAGTTAGAAAAAACACGCGGTGGACATACCGATTTCGATACGACATGTAAATATCTTGCGAATTTAACgcaaaatatgatttttaaattatatgaaaaatacaaaatagacTTTGAAATGTACAATTACAACTTAAatcgatatatattttgtgCAAGTAAAAAAACTTAAGTTTTGTATTATAGTTTGCGGTacgaaaaaagtatttatttctttttatacaaaaatgtataggTACATTCTATAATCTGACATGTTTCAAACGTAATACTAtgtacttttataattatttataaagttaaaataaatttactacTATGGATACACATTCATTCTTGTAGCATATCATCACACGTACCtttaacttatttattaataatcacatttcttttttatcaacGAACTGTTATATCGGTTGAAttgtaagaaaatttataaacaagaaCGAACAGAACTCACCTACTGGAATtggtatgtatgtacatatttatataaacatacatttttagatgatattaatatactgattcttttgtttcttgaGTAGTATCTGTCTGTATTTAGTTTGCTCACTGCGAAACTCCAGTCGAGTGCTTATTATCATCAAACACAATGAAGCAATCTTCATCTTCggcaattttacattttgattttgattttttatcatCAGCAGTAGCGTCATTATATacgtcattttcaattatagatATATCATTATCATCTGTAT
Encoded here:
- the LOC128876196 gene encoding carbohydrate sulfotransferase 11-like — encoded protein: MLFKTQFIKCTLCIILYIAICSVLLVIKRSFYLQQQSNSIRLIKDNQTKQKCSVVSRATTRPTNLEIKLLKHDEVNGQSIDLHESATLLRQISNTCAKYNLKTLLIKRHFLYDSTHKSMYCWIRKVASTSFTKLFSDMKNRRVTRNYYREVDVLAPKTMEELYRIANDAKTFKLLVVRHPFQRLVSSYRDRLEDNSKHTTQAWIYTKKIFRLTRPQLFHSNTTTANFQRKVFTAGKRLKIVPTFKEFTLWLLENSEEDVHWDRYYTHCGVCNMQYNYVLKLDDYTYREINYIFSKFGLNETTIYLPKLEKTRGGHTDFDTTCKYLANLTQNMIFKLYEKYKIDFEMYNYNLNRYIFCASKKT